aggaaaaatccatatattagccgcATCATTGGTGACAccgcaaggttcaaagcgtggCAAAAAAGTTTTGGCTTATAGTGGCATCAGATCtaacactttacacttttaGCTGTAATGATAATAGGAACAAGAGGTTCTACAAGGAACATTAGAAATGATGTCTGGTAGTTttgcattaatgtttttttagctcctgagagtgtgtgtttgtgtttctaatAACAGGAGGAAGCTCGACCTGTTTGCTAACGTGGTTCACGTGAACAGTCTGCCAGGTTACAGCACACGTCACAACAACCTAGACCTGGTGATCATTCGTGAGCAGACTGAGGGCGAGTACAGCTCACTGGAGCATGAGGTCAGTCTCTCTTATGCATATACacataagagtgtgtgtgttcgtgcattatacacacacacacattatttagtGCTTGAACAGGACAGATTGTAAAGTATTCTTTAGTCCATATATTATATTGGAAACTGGGTCTGATTATTGTCCCTAGattgaagtgtgtttgtgtggtacAACTAACCTGTGGCTTACTTTTTGCTTCTCTTGCAAATTTAGTAACAAAATATTCTTATCAGTAATTGTATTGTATGCTACAGAGCGTGACCGGGGTGGTGGAGTGTCTGAAGATCATCACAAGAGAGAAGTCACGCCGCATTGCCAAGTTTGCCTTTGACTATGCCACTAAAAAGGGCCGGAGTAAAGTGACTGCCGTGCACAAGGCCAACATCATGTAAGCCATAATATACGGTATAGGACCTGGTTTTCCTGATAAAGCATGTAGTGGACCTGGCAGTCACACTACATCACTATGCTTTTAAATCTAGCTTGGAAATTgatgtttttcctcaccattaTTTCAGTTCAGAGCTTGAAAAAGTTTAAGATGTCTTAATCGTGATGCAAAGCATATGTCAGTTTAAAAACCCTTTTCTGTTCATAATTCTTAACTAATTCCGAATTCCAGAAGAGAGATTATTAGTGCTTTAGGTTCAGTTTTAagctcattttaaacaaaatctatGCTTTGCAGTTGTCATGCCAAAAACCTGGCTTACACCTACTGTGTATTCTGTTTCAGAAATTAGCTTTAACTTATAAACACTTGTTCCCGGAAACAGATTACGTACAGCTTTTGGACTAAAAGGTGTCTTACTCTGAGATCCAAAAAAGCATTTAGCTTCCTGAGatctgttttcctttttgtgGTTTTAGACTGaaataggtgtgtgtttttgtgttcgtgtgtgtttgtgtctgtagacactttttttatactttacttAAAAGGCCAAATATTTCCTTTTGATTACTTTGATTTTGAATCTGTTAGATTATGTTGTACACAATATTAAGCAGCTGTCTTAATTACTTCGGTAGCAAGATCACATGAACAGTAAGACAAATGCGTATATATGAGTATGAGAGTCAGAACTTTTTTCCACTGTTACGAACAGGAAGTTGGGTGACGGGCTTTTCCTGCAGAGCTGTGCTGAGGTGGCCGAGCTGTATCCCAAGATCAAATACGAGACCATCATTATTGACAACTGCTGCATGCAGGTACTGGAGCAACTAAACTACCCCTTAGTTACACCACGCTTTATAAACCTTCAACTGTACTTTGTGtgaaattaacaaaataaattgaacttACAAAGTTCAAACTTTGTATCTTATGCTGAAATATAACGTCATTCTGAGTAAAGAGTGTTATCACGTACAAGCAGTGTGCTGTGGTTTGCTATTTAGCTGGTCCAGAACCCATACCAGTTTGATGTCCTGGTGATGCCTAACCTATATGGGAACATCATCGATAACCTGGCAGCGGGTTTGGTGGGCGGAGCTGGTGTGGTGCCAGGAGAGAGCTACAGTGCTGAATATGCTGTGTTTGAGACGGTCAGTGTTTTAGATCATATCAGTGCCAAAACGGAATGATCCTGATTATTAAGTATTGTGTTTATCCCACGGTTTACTGTGACTTTTACATTTGATTGATATTTAACATCTGTCTCATTTTCACATAATTATAACTcgcctctttcttttttcattgtcTCTGTCCATCAGGGGGCGAGACACCCTTTTGCTCAGGCTGTTGGGAGGAACATTGCTAATCCTACTGCTATGCTGCTCAGCGCTGCTAACATGCTGCGGCATCTCAAGTAAGTTCATCACTACCATGCATCACGGCCATCACTCACGTACTGGTGTGCTACTTCCTGTGATCCACACCCTATTCAAcctgtgactgctgttagattTTAAACAGATAACGAGCGGCTTATAATGAAGCCGGCACTTAATAACCTTGTACAAGCGAATTATTAAATGcatgtcattttaaatactcagcattataaactgttatttttattggaaTTGTTTAATAGCTATAGTGCTATGAGTTTTGTGCCTTCTGTTCTGCTTTTGTTCTATTAGTGAATGATCTAGTGAACATCACTTGCACTGATTTGTTCAGTTTATCAAGCCATGATTCAGAGGCAAGGCTGCAAAAAAGACTGTCAGGCAAGAGAGTGTTTGGAAAGATACTTGATCCCTCTTGAAGAAAGCATGTGTTAGTTAATTTGGTTACAAGTGATCTGAACAATTAGGTTTACCAGTTGTGTAGTAAAATTAAACCGTGATGCTCCCAAAATTATGGGTCTACACTGCTGTGTAGAGTTTGTGGTTTCATTTTTTGACGTTGGACATTTTACCAGTTATAGTGTTTAATACTGTAGTAACCAATAAATGCTTTAGATTTCAGAGTAGCTCCTGGGGTGATTCACACCAACTGTCCTGCAGTTCAACATACTAATCTTTACTGAAACATTAAACCCACCTGTCCATGGAATACAATGGGCTCAGTGATAGAGTTCACTTAAATGCTGTGCAGGcatttgttttcttctcagACACTTAAGTATATTGAAGTAAGATTTTATCAAGTAACTCCATAAATATGCTTGAGTTTGAACTGTCTGTAATATTACAGCCTTAGGTCTTTTCTATGATAGCTCTACATGCTATCATACTTTATATTCATCAAAGCACAAAGTTGTTCATCCTGAGCAGTTGGTGAATGCCTACAGATACAAACACTAAATATTTAGGTGAATATTACTGAAccaaaagaaacagacacattGGCACAGAAAGACAAGGTCTGAAAGGTGACAAACCAggttgaaatgctttttacactATGAATGAATACATGGGTTCAATTGGCATGTGATGAGACACAACTGTTTTACCTTATAAAATACATGAATCTTATTGCATATTTTATGACCTCTTTGTTTCAGTCTGGAATATCATTCTAACATGGTGTCTGAAGCTGTTAAAAAGGTTATTAAACAGGGCAAGGtaagctgtgtgtctgtgtgtgtgtgtgtgtgtgtgtgtgtaatgtccaAATCCAAGATCtgtttttaacaaaaaagaagcatttttatttcattggtACTGATTAGATGGAACTGTGCAATAAAAGTTGTGACTCAGGACTGAAGTCCATTGAATGAAAGCTTCATGACAAACAATTTCCTAGTCAGTGTTCTTTTGGCACTGTGTGGGAATGGGAGTAAACCGATCCAGTGCACACTTCTACATTAAAGACAGCATTTGCATACACTCTCCCCACCCAGCGTTGCTTATTCTGGTCTCTTGGggaaaatgtacacaatgttcAGAACAGTTCTTGGACGTCGACTCAGGCTTTTGGTGCTCGGAAAGAAGTTATaagtgtgtgtcttgtgtgtgcgtgtgatacAATGATTACCCCTAACTACCTGATTAATCGAGTTTAAGCTTGATGAACTAACACATGGGATTCATGTGGCTGCACTTttctcttatctttttttttttttgcttaaattgtttgttcttgcttctttctttttgtgcaaaatctgaataaatagaATGTGAATGGGTCACATAAGGGTGCATCCATAACCAAGGATACATGGTTTCGGTGTTAAGCTCAGTTtagtgtctgttctgtgtgttctcACCATGTCTATGTGGGGTTCTCTGGTTTACTTAAACTCTccaaaaacataccagtaggTGGAcgtgtacgcacacacacacacgcacacacagcagaTGCAGTCCATGTTGGTTGTTTTATTCTTGGGTCCAGTGTTGTAGGTCAGCATCACGTTTTAATTGAGAGCTTAAATTGTGCAGAATGTATGACTGTGATCTGAACAAGATGTGACCTTCAATGAGATCCCGAGCAACATCACATCAACAATATATAGTGTTGCCTTGTGCCTCTTGTATTGCTGTGATAGGCCTTGGGTGGAAAAGCTAGCATGTGGAGAACAAGGTCAACAGAACAAGCTGGACTGAACTGAAATGTAAATTACTAAATACTGGAGCAGAGATCAATAGTATAGGGataaacatgttttaatttTGTTCCTGCCTTTCCACTTGTCACTTACAATGGGGACACAGTCAGTGTCTCCAAATGATCCCAAAGATGAATGTCAGTAAGGTGTAAGAACACTTGCAAAGCCCCTGCTTCCAAAgagaaaggtttaaaaaaagtttgccATGCATACACAATTGcaaaaataagcaaatattCATCAACAAAATGGACTCCCAAGAAAATATCAGTCCAGTGATGTCAGCACAAACAAGTGCAATACACTGTTTTTTAAACTAGATACCACATATAATGTTGATTTTACTCATAACCCATATGCTACATCGCTGCATGTCACCTGTCCCTGTATTATGAATCGTCAGTAGTCGATCCTACTTCTGGTTGTCATAGTAATAACGTTTAGCAGTGGGTTGTGCTCTTAGCATTCCAAATCAATTTTCTTtctgctaaaatgaaacattctgaaGGGAGATTTGACATTTGTGTATAAAGTTCAGCAGTGTAtatctgcatcatgtaatgcaGGATGAAGCAGAAGCAGCATGTGCTATTTGCATTGGATCTTCTGTCCTTACTTCTGTTGCCAGTCTCTCCAACCTTTTTGTGACActgcacacacccacatctcGTCATTTTTGTTCATGTTGCCGAATGTTGCCAACtctcattaaaaatgaatggaatCCATCCACGTTGTTGCTGTGAGTCACTATGCGAATGTAGCATAAGGTTTGCCAAGTTACTACTGTTCACCTATCAGCATGTCAAAATGTTGGCATTGTTATTACTTGAATAAGACTATTTTAGTGCAATTACAATAACAATTGTCTCCTGAGAAGCTAATGAAGGTTACAGAGCTATTAAATGTGGAAGATGCTTTATTGTATGTTTCATCCTAAAAACCCTTTGACAGACTAATTATGTTGTGGCATTAGAGAAACCTGAAGGACAAGTCTTGCTGTCTTACTGCTCtgacaaatgtaaacaatgctACCGGAAATCTGAGAGTCACGCTATTTCAAAACATCAGTGCGTTATGACCCTGAATGCAGTCAGTCCATCACATTGTGAGAGTTCCGTCTTTTGACAGGCTGAGCTGATGTGGGAACGTCATGCATGTCAGCTGCAGGAGAAGTAACTGGGCCTGGACATGACAGTACTACTAACAACTAAACGAATGACTTTATaactcctctctctttcttttgcttttcttgCATGTCCATGGACTGTATTGGTCCAGTCTGGATCACATCTGCATATGCTTTCGCTCCAGAAAAGTCCCCACTTCTTCATTGTTTATGCAGAGTATTCAGGATCCAAATCCTTTCctcatgcttgtgtgtgtgtgtgtgtctcaggtgcGGACGCGAGATCTCGGCGGTTACAGCACTACGGGTGATTTTGTTCGTGCCGTCGTGGCCAACCTTCGTCACCGGCCTGTGTTCTAAGGACCCTTGCCATTCCcttgccattttttttaaccccttCTGCTCTTCCTGTGTCCATCACTTGCTCTACTGCTGTTCATGTTTAAGAGCAGACTTTGCTGCCTAGATTACTatcagttttttattattttgctgctgtaatgtctaatttaacttatttttttctttttttttctttttcttttaaaaccatTGCCATAAACCAATATTCACTACCAAAGCAAAGCACTGGGAATTCTGCTTGTTTAAATTTTTCACACTATAAAAATTCTCATTTACTCCATTTACTTTGACATGAGTTGTCTTAACACGACCTCACATCGTTGGCTGTGTAACGTATTTCATTCTTCGTCTTATTCGTCCATTGTTGTATCTCGGTACTTCTCACTTGAGTAATAGCTGCTAGTGTTAGGCATTTCTTAATACATTGTGTGATTGTTACTTTTATTGATCACTGGAGGTTAAGAGTTAAGTGGAGTTCattcaggattaaaaaaaaatttgtatgtagAAATCCAATACGTATTTTATGTCCACTGACTTTCAAAATCATTGGACAGGATAAAGAAATTGTTCATAACACTTCATTTCattagttgttttttgtttgtttgtttagttttttttaacaatgtgaACTGCTTGAGGAGAAAAGTGTTTCATATACCACAACAATCcactatttgttttttgtttttttttttataaataccaAGTTAAAAACATGGGTTGGCACCCAGGCCAAAATAAAGACTCTTCTATAAAAATGACATGGTCATGCACTGTTTTATAAAGAATCATTTTCTCAGTTGATTCTTGATTCAAACCCTACTGATTCCTCATTCAAATCACACCTCTGTACATTTCATATGCTCATGTCCCCTCAGCTGTGAATGATCAATCCCATCATGCCTTGCACCAGGTGTGaggaaggaaataaaagaatcaTTCATAGCATGCCATGAGCTTCCCATTGCATTATAACTGATTTGAAATCCAAAAAACCATCTCACTTTTCGTCAAGCCTTTCTTTGTGTAATGACACATGAATCATTTGAcccttctttgttttttttacctcaaaaaaacatgctgattgAGGTTGAATGAGGACTGAGCCAGGACAACTGCataatattgtgttttaaagaTCAGCAATATAGTTGTGCTGCACTGGATATTATTAATGCTGGGAATAATGTGCTTGTGGCTTTACACCAATTCCCACTGGCCCCGAACCCGAACGGTTCTCTAGAATACAATTTACACCATCGTACATTCACTCTGGCTCGTGAAATAGTTCAGAATGTGCTTTTGTACAAATTTATAGCTGCTAAATGAAGAATATGATTCGAGTAGAATGTTGTATACTGCTTGGTAATTCTACTACAGagttataatataaaaagtgtTTGCTTTGTGGTTTTAAAGAAGAATGAATCTGCTTCTGTGGTGAAGATTGTAAAATATATggcaggatatatatatatatatggccaAAAtattgatcctgagctcaggctCTACTGTCTGTATGGAGGTTTACATGTTCTCTGAGCCTTACCACGATAAGGCTATTAAAAATAGAAGGAAAATATCTTGCTTGTATATTCTGGACATTTCTTTGATCAGCTTTCATTGTGGTTATAGGGATCCACTTTAAAACTCACAACAAGGCAAGAATTCAAGAGTTCTTTGCAGTTATTTTtataacaacacacactgacacatttatacacatctAGAGGTATTTCACCATAGCTGAGCCACCTACTGTCATGTTTTTGGGATGAAATCGAGACAACACAAGAACATGGGACAAGTTGGACACTgaaaactaaaatattaatcGAAAaatacttttgtgtgtgtttgtttgattctAAAATAATGGTCTATTTCTTTGGCACAGGTGCGAACATCAGATCTGGGAGGCTACGCATCGAGCGAGGAGTTCACACGAGCGGTCATTTCCAATCTATCTGCGTAAGTGTGCATCAGCTTCATTACCGACATGGCTGTGTAAATGCTGGTGACGCTTCAAAATTCCCAAGATGACCTTCACAATTCTCAAGAGGATTAAGCTATGAATTAGATATATACAGCATAAAGGAAAATGGTGTAAAGTTCTCTTGAATGTGTTCAGATTAGCAAATCTGGGGTTCTGAACGAATGAAACAAATCTATTGTTTAGTGAGAAGAGCTGGAAGCTATCTCAAGAtacagtaagtaaaaaaaacatgccataaaatGTTAAAACCGTAAATTAGTGTACATCCAGCACTGTCTTGACGTCACCATGTCTGTTTTAACCAATAAGGTGTGCTCATCTCCTTATTGCAGCTCTTTTGTCCTGTTGAACAGTTCTTGAACTTGTTTGCCTTCATTTCTCAGTCCTCTTAAAAGCAGCGAGTCTCGTATATAGTTGGATCGAGTCAAAAACTGGTGCACCTTATTTAATGTCTCAGAGACTGAATTGCATGATGTTTGAACTtgaaattatgtttatttgcttgttaaCTGCTATTTATTCATGTCatcataaataaatttaattgctGCAACCATGAAtcgagttattattatttttattattaatgacatttttatttctagcaTGTCAGCTAACATTTATAATTGAGTCGATCATTTACAGAAGTCTCTATCGATAACTACATTCTGACACTGGTACATTAAATCATTAAGGCATTAAATCTATCAGTACAGaacttttttaacattaaagtgCATTAACATCTCAGTATTTTAAAAAGGAGAAAGGTTTTTATTGGTTGCCTGAAGACTGACCATGACTCAAGGTTTGGACTTGGAAAAGTTCATTCCAGCATTCCAGCTTCCAGAACAAAGAAGAGTCTTGGTTCATGTCTTCCTTGAGCCCTGAGAGATATCGGGACAGTTGAGCCGTGCTGGAGGATCAGAGGGAGTGTGGTGCAGTGCAGGGTGTGATAAATGCACACAGGAAGCCGGTGGATGGATCAGAGCAATAGGGAGGTTGAGAACAAATCATGCAGCCATGCAttctggatcatttgcagaggtcTGAATGGTGATCAGAGACACAAGCTGAAGTAGTCCAGTCTCAGGACTCAACAAACACCCGAGTAGCCTGTGCGGATAGAAATGGATGAATCTTTCTGATGTTATAAAGGGGAAATTAACATGAGCATATCAGATTAGCAGAGTGAGAAGAAAAGGGGAGTTGATTGTTTTTGCTTACACCAAAGGTTGAGTTTAGTGACCGAAGGTGAGATCAGCGAATTGTGTAGTACATTATATTGGAGTTGACTTTAAATAGATTTTCAGATTTAAAATTTGAGGTTATttctctaaaaataaatcaaacattaaGTTGAATAGTTTCGGAATACTGTTTATATGTAGTCCCCCCATTTCAGCTCCACTATATAGAAGGCAGCTGAAATAACAACTTGTAAAAATATGTCCAAATATGTTGACATGACATGATGCACATAGGTAGGTTTAATGCAATGCGCAGTGTCGCTGCAAGGGGGCGCGACACATTCGTGTACGATATGGGGGCGTGGTTTGATGTAAGCGCAGGGACGAGCCCCAAAAAAGAATGGGCACCTGTGGGCGTGGTCTGTGCGGGGAAGGAGGCGGGGTTTGCCACTGGGAAAATCCGCTGCTTTCCCATTCCAATCGGCAAGGCGCAACATGGCGGACTAGGAGAGGCGGCACGACGGCGCCCGGATACAGCGAGTAAAACGCGGGATACAGGCACCCGGCGTTGTGGAGAGCACAAATACGGATCCCGGTGGAAAAGAAGAGGACGCAGGGCGAAAAACAGGACACTTTATGGCTTGTTTGGACATGTAATTTTGAGCTAGGTTCCGAGCGGGCCGCGTACAGCACAACCTCGGCACTCGGGGTGAGGAGGAGTCCGGGGCCGGGACAGTGAGTGCTGGATACCAACTTCACAAACACATAATAACGGTGTACAGTGTGAGAACACGGGCGCTGAGGTGAGTTACATACGGGTTTCTGAAATATATTCACTTGTTAGGCTGCAGTTTAAAACTgtaaggtgtaaaaaaaaatgtgctcagtgtaagtgaaataataataaagcgcGCTGCTCAGGGAGGAAAGACACAGCGTCGCTTTTAATGGAGGGCGGGGCCacaactctcacacactcacattctacactcacattctacactcacacagcacacacacattctacactcacacagcacacacacacattctacactcacacagcacacacacacattctacacacacactcacattctacactcacacagcacacacacattctacactcacacagctcacacactcacattctacactcacacactcacattctacactcacacagcacacacactcacattctacactcacacagcacacacactcacattctacactcacacagcacacacactcacattctacactcacacagcacacactcacattctacactcacacagcacacacactcacattctacactcacacagcacacacactcacattctacactcacacagcacacacactcacattctacactcacacagcacacacactctcattctacactcacacagcacacacactcacattctacactcacacagtacacactcacattctacactcacacagtacacactcacattctacactcacacaacacacacactcacattctacactcacacaacacacacactcacattctacactcacacaacacacacactcacattctacactcacacaacacacacactcacattctacactcacacaacacacacactcacattctacactcacacaacacacacactcacattctacactcacacagcacacacactcacattctacactcacacagcacacacactcacattctacactcacacagcacacacactcacattctacactcacacagcacacacactcacattctacactcacacagcacacacacacattctacacacacactcacattctacactcacacagcacacacactcacattctacactcacacagcacacacactcacattctacactcacacagcacacacactcacattctacactcacacagcacacacactcacattctacactcacacagcacacacactcacattctacactcacacagcacacacactcacattctacactcacacagcacacacactcacattctacactcacacagcacacacactcacattctacactcacacagcacacacactcacattctacactcacacagcacacacactcacattctacactcacacagcacacacactcacattctacactcacacagcacacacactcacattctacactcacacagcacacacactcacattctacactcacacagcacacacactctcattctacactcacacagcacacactcacattctacactcacacagcacacacactcacattctacactcacacagcacacacactcacattctacactcacacagcacacacactcacattctacactcacacagcacacacactcacattctacactcacacagcacacccAGTCACACTCTAcagtcacacagcacacacactcacactcattctacactcacacagcacacacactcacattctacactcacacagcacacacacgcacattctacacacacacagaccacacactcacattctacactcacacagcacacacactctcattctacactcacacaagcacacactcacattctacactcacacagcacacaccactacattctcactcaccacacacacactcacattctacactcacacagcacacactctctcattcgacactcacacacaacacacacactcacattctacactcacacagcacacacactcacattctacactcacacagcacacacactcacattctacactcacacagcacacacactcacattctacactcacacaagcacacacactctcaattctacactcacacagcacacacacttcacattctacaccacacagcacacacacactcacagtctacactcacattctacactcacacagcacacacactcacattctacactcacactcacattctacactcacacagcacacacactcacattctacactcacacagcacacacactcacattctacactcacacagcacacacactcacattctacactcacacagcacacacactcacattctacactcacacagcacacacactcacattctacactcacacagcacacacactcacattctacactcacacagcacacactcacattctacactcacacagcacacacactcacattctacactcacacagcacacacactcacattctacactcacacagcacacacactcacattctacactcacacagcacacacactcacattctacactcacacagcacacacactcacattctacactcacacagcacacacactcacattctacactcacacagcacacacactcacattctacactcacacagcacacacactcacattctacactcacacagcacacacactcacattctacactcacacagcacacacactcacattctacactcacacagcacacactcacattctacactcacacagcacacacactcacattctacactcacacagcacacacactcacattctacactcacacagcacacacactcacattctacactcacacagcacacacactcacattctacactcacacagcacacacactcacattctacactcacacagaactcacacagcacacacactcacattctacactcacacagcacacacactcacattctacactcacacagcacacactcacattctacactcacacagcacacacactcacattctacactcacacagaactcacacagcacacacactcacattctacactcacacaacactcacactcacattctacactcacacagcacacacactcacattctacactcacacagcacacacactcacattctacactcacacagcacacacactctcattctacactcacacagcgcgcacacacactctcattctacactcacacagcgcgcacacactctctcattctacactcacacagcgcgcacacactctcattctacactcacacagcgcacacacactcacattctacactcacacagcgcgcacacactcacattctacactcacacagcgcgcacacactcacattctacactcacacagcgcgcacacactcacattctacactcacacagcgcgcacacactcacattctacactcacacagcacgcacacactcacattctacactcacacagcgcgcacacactcacattctacactcacacagcgtgcacacactcacattctacactcacacagcgcgcacacactcacattctacactcacactcacattctacactcacacagcgtgcacacacactcacattctacactcacactcacattctacactcacacatcTTGCACTGGCCAGAAAAATAAGTTAAAGGTTATaagttaatttttatttgtctgagTGAAGTATTTCATCCTCAAGCAAAACATGACTTGGTTGAGAAACCCTTGTTGGCAAGCACAGTGGTCAGACTTCTTTTAGTTGGTCAGCAGGTATTCACACATCTCAGGAGGGATTTTGATCCACTCCTCTTTAGAGATACTCTTCTTCTGAAGATTTTAAGGCTTTTGCTTGGCAACTCAaagtttcagctccttccagtTTTCTATGTAATTAAGGTCTAGAGACTTGCTAGTCCAC
This genomic interval from Tachysurus vachellii isolate PV-2020 chromosome 17, HZAU_Pvac_v1, whole genome shotgun sequence contains the following:
- the idh3b gene encoding isocitrate dehydrogenase [NAD] subunit beta, mitochondrial isoform X1, translating into MMAAALRGSILSLAKSLTGAAIKPVCVRSLSLSTNQNVSETPPARADSTFKVTMVPGDGVGPELMMAVKEVFKGADVPVEFEEFHLSEVQNMASEEKLDQVLTSMKSNKVAIKGKIHTPMEYKGELASYEMRLRRKLDLFANVVHVNSLPGYSTRHNNLDLVIIREQTEGEYSSLEHESVTGVVECLKIITREKSRRIAKFAFDYATKKGRSKVTAVHKANIMKLGDGLFLQSCAEVAELYPKIKYETIIIDNCCMQLVQNPYQFDVLVMPNLYGNIIDNLAAGLVGGAGVVPGESYSAEYAVFETGARHPFAQAVGRNIANPTAMLLSAANMLRHLNLEYHSNMVSEAVKKVIKQGKVRTRDLGGYSTTGDFVRAVVANLRHRPVF
- the idh3b gene encoding isocitrate dehydrogenase [NAD] subunit beta, mitochondrial isoform X2, which codes for MMAAALRGSILSLAKSLTGAAIKPVCVRSLSLSTNQNVSETPPARADSTFKVTMVPGDGVGPELMMAVKEVFKGADVPVEFEEFHLSEVQNMASEEKLDQVLTSMKSNKVAIKGKIHTPMEYKGELASYEMRLRRKLDLFANVVHVNSLPGYSTRHNNLDLVIIREQTEGEYSSLEHESVTGVVECLKIITREKSRRIAKFAFDYATKKGRSKVTAVHKANIMKLGDGLFLQSCAEVAELYPKIKYETIIIDNCCMQLVQNPYQFDVLVMPNLYGNIIDNLAAGLVGGAGVVPGESYSAEYAVFETGARHPFAQAVGRNIANPTAMLLSAANMLRHLNLEYHSNMVSEAVKKVIKQGKVRTSDLGGYASSEEFTRAVISNLSA